The Thermosynechococcus sp. CL-1 genomic interval TGGCGTGGCCGATCGCCCGCTGATTTTAGTGATTGATTTTGGTGGGGGCACCCTCGATCTCTCCCTTGTGGAACTCAAGACCGATCAACGCCAAAGCCGTCCTTTGGGATTTATTCTCAAGTGGGGCGATCGCCAGTGGGCCTCAAGCGACAACCAACGGCCTCGCACAGCGCGGGTGATTGCCAAAGCGGGCTTAAATTTAGGGGGCACCGATATTGACCACTGGATTGTGGATGAGTGGGTGAAGCGGGGAATGACCGCCAATAGCCTACTCCTGCGCCTTGCCGAGCGCTTAAAAATTCAACTCTCACAGCAGCCCTATGCCCAAGAGGTGTACTTTGACAGCGAAACCTTTACCACCCTTGAACTGCGCCTCGAACGGTCTGAACTGGAGGAGATGCTTCGCCAACAGCAATTTTTCCAACGCCTCGATGATGCCCTCACTCAAGTACTCCAACAGGCTCGCCGCCAAGGGATCACCCCTGACACGATCGATGCCGTTCTCTTAGTGGGGGGAACGACGCAAATTCCAGCGGTGCAAAAATGGGTTGCTGAGTATTTTGAGGCCACAAAGATCAACGCCCAACAGCCTTTTACAGCGGTGGCCATGGGTGCTCTAGCAGTGACCCAAGGGCTGGATCTCAAGGATTTTCTCTACCACAGCTACGGCATTCGCTTCTGGGATGCTAAGCTCAACCGTCATGGCTGGCACCCCATTATCCAGCGGGGACAACCCTACCCCATGGGCGAACCCGTGGAATTGATTTTAGGGGCCTCGACGGAGGGACAGCCCAGTATTGAACTGGTGATTGGTGAATTGGGGGACGAGCAAGGGGGTGTGGAGATCTTTTTTGATGGCGATCGCCTGATTACCCGTAGTGCCGGTGAACGCACGGTGCAGCCCCTCAATGACACCCCCCAAGGCAAAACCCTCGCCAAGCTGGATCCCCCTGGCTATCCGGGGAGCGATCGCATTCGGGTTCTCTTTCAAGTGGATGGCGATCGCCAACTGCGAGTTACCGTTGATGACTTGCTCACCCAAGAGCGTCTCATCAATAATCAAATCGTCACCCAATTGCGTTGACCGAATTGCATTGTGGCTCCCCATTCCCTACCCCAAACTACTGCCTATGTCCGCATCATTGCCCACAGTTGGCAAGAGGGTCACATTCGTGGCCATGTCTGCGCCAGCGAGTACCAGTGGGAATTTTGCTGGCAATTTAAGGCGAAAAAACTGCAAATCTCCCCAGCCCTTGGGCGTGCTCTGATCAAAGAACCCTTGGGGCGGTTTCTGGAAGCCCAAGACTATCAATTGGAGCCGGGGGGCGATTATGAATTTGTTGTCCGTGCCAAGTTTTAGGTGCGTTCCGCTGTGCCTAAGCTACAATCAGTGAGGAAACCTGTGCTGATATTGCCAGATAGC includes:
- a CDS encoding Hsp70 family protein — protein: MTYAIDFGTSNTLVARWNYATQAAEAVTLSGLSVGFGEVPALIPSLAYVEDASVPLVVVGQQVRDRGFDVVGDRRFFSRFKRGIGATVQGYLPELDGCSLSFETIGTWFLQALLKELKHTSGGDVEQGLIFTVPVDSFETYRSWLLQVCEGFAIEQIRLLDEPTAAALGYGVADRPLILVIDFGGGTLDLSLVELKTDQRQSRPLGFILKWGDRQWASSDNQRPRTARVIAKAGLNLGGTDIDHWIVDEWVKRGMTANSLLLRLAERLKIQLSQQPYAQEVYFDSETFTTLELRLERSELEEMLRQQQFFQRLDDALTQVLQQARRQGITPDTIDAVLLVGGTTQIPAVQKWVAEYFEATKINAQQPFTAVAMGALAVTQGLDLKDFLYHSYGIRFWDAKLNRHGWHPIIQRGQPYPMGEPVELILGASTEGQPSIELVIGELGDEQGGVEIFFDGDRLITRSAGERTVQPLNDTPQGKTLAKLDPPGYPGSDRIRVLFQVDGDRQLRVTVDDLLTQERLINNQIVTQLR
- a CDS encoding DUF3146 family protein; this translates as MAPHSLPQTTAYVRIIAHSWQEGHIRGHVCASEYQWEFCWQFKAKKLQISPALGRALIKEPLGRFLEAQDYQLEPGGDYEFVVRAKF